A single region of the Buchnera aphidicola (Microlophium carnosum) genome encodes:
- the cyoB gene encoding cytochrome o ubiquinol oxidase subunit I: MFGKLTFDVIPYHEPIIMVTYSAIILIGLCVTATITYYKKWQYLWSEWFTTVDHKKISIMYGILAFVMLFRGFVDAILMRTQQVISSAGFKGFLPPHHYDQIFTAHGVIMIFFVAMPLVIGLMNLVVPLQIGARDVAFPFLNNLSFWLNVSSSLLLTLSLGIGEFAQTGWLAYPPLSGIKYSSGVGVDYWIWSLQIAGIGTTLTGINFLVTILKMRAPGMSFFKMPVFTWTSFCTNILIVISFPVLTVTLVLLTLDRYFNFHFFTNDLGGNAMMYVNLIWIWGHPEVYILVLPVFGVFSEIVATFSKKRLFGYVSLVWATLSITILSFIVWLHHFFTMGAGADINAFFGITTMIIAIPTGVKIFNWLFTMYQGRVYMHSSMLWTLGFLVTFSIGGMTGVLLSVPPADFILHNSLFLVAHFHNVIIGGVVFGCFAGISYWFPKLFGFILNEIWGKRAFWFWIIGFFLAFIPLYFLGLMGMTRRLSQNIDSEFHVLLCIAAIGAFFIGIGIICQIIQFFVSVRERQYNLDLTGDPWDGRTLEWSTSSPAPSYNFAIIPVVKDRDHFWENKRKEDYRNTMSNFNYDEIHMPKNTGLGVLISFFSLLFGFSAVWHITWLCIVSFFSIIASLVIKSLNEDNEYIISSKEIKKIESQYWKNIRKVGL, translated from the coding sequence ATGTTTGGAAAATTGACTTTTGACGTTATACCATATCATGAACCAATTATCATGGTTACCTATTCTGCTATTATTTTAATAGGATTATGTGTTACGGCAACTATTACTTATTATAAAAAATGGCAATATCTATGGTCTGAATGGTTTACTACAGTTGATCATAAAAAAATATCTATCATGTATGGAATACTTGCATTTGTGATGCTATTTCGTGGTTTTGTTGATGCAATATTAATGCGTACTCAACAGGTGATTTCATCAGCAGGTTTTAAAGGATTTTTACCTCCACATCATTATGATCAAATATTTACAGCTCATGGTGTGATAATGATTTTTTTTGTAGCTATGCCTCTTGTAATTGGTCTAATGAATTTGGTAGTTCCGTTGCAAATTGGAGCTCGTGATGTAGCTTTTCCATTTCTTAATAACTTGAGTTTTTGGTTGAATGTGAGTAGTTCTTTATTACTGACTTTATCTTTGGGAATAGGAGAATTTGCCCAAACAGGTTGGTTAGCTTATCCTCCATTATCTGGTATAAAATATAGTTCAGGTGTAGGAGTTGATTATTGGATTTGGAGTTTACAAATCGCTGGAATTGGAACAACGCTAACAGGAATTAATTTTTTAGTAACAATTTTGAAAATGCGAGCACCAGGTATGTCTTTTTTTAAAATGCCAGTTTTTACCTGGACCTCTTTTTGTACTAATATTCTCATAGTTATTTCTTTTCCAGTTTTAACTGTTACTCTTGTATTGCTGACCTTAGATCGTTATTTTAATTTTCATTTTTTTACTAATGATTTAGGCGGCAATGCAATGATGTATGTTAATTTAATATGGATTTGGGGTCATCCAGAAGTGTATATTTTAGTATTGCCAGTTTTTGGTGTGTTTTCAGAAATAGTAGCCACTTTTTCTAAAAAACGATTATTTGGCTATGTATCTTTAGTATGGGCTACACTATCTATTACAATTTTATCTTTTATTGTATGGCTTCATCATTTTTTTACTATGGGAGCAGGTGCAGATATCAATGCTTTTTTTGGAATTACTACTATGATTATAGCAATTCCTACTGGCGTAAAAATTTTTAATTGGTTATTTACAATGTATCAAGGTCGTGTATATATGCATTCCTCTATGTTATGGACTTTAGGTTTTTTAGTCACATTTTCTATTGGTGGAATGACTGGTGTACTGTTATCGGTTCCTCCAGCTGATTTTATTTTACATAATAGTTTATTTTTAGTTGCACATTTTCACAATGTAATCATCGGTGGAGTTGTTTTTGGTTGTTTTGCTGGGATTAGTTATTGGTTTCCTAAATTATTTGGATTTATTTTAAATGAAATTTGGGGAAAACGTGCTTTTTGGTTTTGGATTATAGGATTTTTTCTTGCTTTTATTCCTTTGTATTTCTTAGGATTAATGGGTATGACTCGTCGTTTAAGTCAGAATATTGATTCTGAATTTCATGTATTATTATGTATTGCTGCTATTGGGGCATTTTTTATTGGAATAGGAATTATATGTCAAATTATTCAATTTTTTGTCTCAGTGAGAGAACGTCAATATAATTTAGATTTAACTGGTGATCCTTGGGATGGTAGAACTTTAGAATGGTCTACTTCGTCACCTGCTCCATCATATAATTTTGCTATTATTCCTGTAGTTAAAGATAGAGATCATTTCTGGGAAAACAAAAGAAAAGAAGATTACAGAAACACAATGAGTAATTTTAATTACGATGAAATTCATATGCCTAAAAATACAGGATTAGGTGTCCTAATCAGTTTTTTTTCATTATTATTCGGTTTTTCAGCAGTTTGGCATATTACCTGGTTGTGTATTGTATCTTTTTTTTCCATTATTGCTAGTTTAGTTATTAAAAGTCTTAATGAAGATAATGAGTACATTATATCTTCAAAAGAAATAAAAAAAATTGAGAGTCAATACTGGAAAAATATTCGAAAAGTAGGTTTATAA
- the cyoD gene encoding cytochrome o ubiquinol oxidase subunit IV, with product MRNVIESNINKEIKSYFVGFIFSTILTIVPFILAMQKIFCSNINYIIFLLCAISQIVIHFVYFLHLNFSAEARWNLITLLFVIIIIFIVVFGSIWIMFNLNHHIM from the coding sequence ATGCGTAATGTTATTGAATCAAATATAAATAAAGAAATAAAATCTTATTTTGTAGGTTTTATATTTTCTACAATATTAACTATTGTTCCATTTATATTAGCAATGCAAAAAATTTTTTGTAGTAATATTAATTATATTATTTTTTTATTATGTGCTATTAGTCAAATTGTTATTCATTTTGTGTATTTTTTACATTTAAATTTTTCTGCAGAAGCTAGATGGAATCTTATAACTTTATTATTTGTAATTATAATAATATTTATTGTAGTATTCGGTTCTATATGGATTATGTTTAACTTAAATCATCATATAATGTAA
- the cyoC gene encoding cytochrome o ubiquinol oxidase subunit III: MIENKINHTTLNINLRVHDKKLESNKLFGLWIYLMSDCIMFAVLFAVYAVISSNISIDLISNKIFNLPSVLLETFLLLLSSLSCGFIVFAMNQKYIKMIYSFLMITFFLGFVFLFMEIYEFYELIIKDFGPDKNAFFSIFFTLIATHGIHIFFGLILIMSIIYQIKRLGLTHSVRVRILCLSVFWHFLDIIWICIFTFVYLNGAI; this comes from the coding sequence ATGATAGAAAATAAAATAAATCATACAACATTAAATATTAATTTAAGAGTTCATGATAAAAAATTAGAATCAAACAAATTATTTGGTTTATGGATATATTTAATGAGTGACTGCATTATGTTTGCAGTGCTTTTTGCTGTTTATGCTGTAATTTCTTCAAATATATCAATTGATTTAATTAGCAATAAGATTTTTAATTTACCATCTGTTTTATTAGAAACATTTTTATTATTATTAAGTTCTTTATCGTGTGGTTTTATTGTTTTTGCAATGAACCAGAAATATATCAAAATGATATATTCATTCTTAATGATAACTTTTTTTCTAGGTTTTGTTTTTTTGTTTATGGAAATTTATGAGTTTTATGAATTGATAATAAAAGACTTTGGTCCTGATAAAAATGCATTTTTTTCTATTTTTTTTACTCTTATTGCTACTCATGGAATCCATATTTTTTTTGGTTTAATTTTAATAATGTCTATTATTTATCAAATTAAAAGACTAGGTTTGACTCATTCTGTTCGCGTTAGAATTTTATGTCTGAGCGTTTTTTGGCATTTTTTAGACATTATATGGATTTGTATTTTTACTTTTGTTTATTTAAATGGAGCTATTTGA
- the cyoE gene encoding protoheme IX farnesyltransferase, which translates to MFKHYLEIIKPGIILGNATLIIGGFLFASRNSTFDVFLFTYTILGTSLVIASACVFNNLIDHDIDKKMNRTSNRVLSKQLLSFLSVFIFAVFLGVLGISILIFLVNFLSMILSIFGFFIYVVLYSLFFKRRSIYSTFIGSFSGSTPSIIGYTAVSNAIDICSILLFIILIFWQMSHFYAISIMRIEDYKKAEIPVFSVVKGISITKKHIFFYIISFIFFSSLLTFLGYLSYNFLCFSSIINFYWLFLSYPTIKNNHDKNNASKLFYYSILVIFIFNFLISIDILF; encoded by the coding sequence ATATTTAAACATTATTTAGAAATTATTAAGCCTGGTATTATTCTTGGGAATGCCACTTTAATTATAGGTGGTTTTTTATTTGCATCTAGAAATTCTACTTTTGATGTTTTTTTATTTACATATACAATTTTAGGAACATCTTTGGTAATTGCTTCTGCTTGTGTTTTTAATAATTTAATTGATCATGATATAGATAAAAAAATGAATCGAACAAGCAATCGAGTATTATCAAAACAATTACTTTCTTTTTTATCTGTTTTTATTTTTGCTGTTTTTTTAGGTGTTTTAGGTATCTCTATATTAATTTTTTTAGTAAATTTTTTATCAATGATTTTATCAATTTTTGGATTTTTTATTTATGTTGTCTTATATTCTTTATTTTTTAAAAGAAGATCGATTTATTCAACTTTTATTGGAAGTTTTTCAGGTTCTACGCCATCTATTATCGGTTATACAGCCGTGTCTAATGCTATTGATATATGTTCTATCTTATTATTCATTATTTTAATATTTTGGCAAATGTCTCATTTTTATGCTATTTCAATTATGAGAATTGAAGATTACAAAAAAGCTGAAATTCCTGTTTTTTCTGTAGTAAAGGGTATTTCTATAACAAAAAAACATATTTTTTTTTATATTATTAGTTTTATTTTTTTTAGTTCATTATTAACTTTTTTAGGTTATTTAAGTTATAATTTTTTATGTTTTTCTTCCATTATAAATTTTTATTGGTTGTTTTTATCTTATCCGACTATTAAAAACAATCACGATAAAAACAATGCAAGTAAACTATTTTATTATTCAATCCTAGTCATTTTTATATTTAATTTTTTAATATCTATAGATATTTTATTTTAA
- a CDS encoding (2E,6E)-farnesyl diphosphate synthase, translating to MNFLHLYKIYKCRINKKLFYTLNQLPFQKSNLLKAMKYSVCSGSKRLRSFLVYITGEVLKVNLITLDVISTSIECIHSYSLIHDDLPCMDNDHFRRGKISCHVKYGESTALLAGDALQSLAFNVLSKSFMPNVSNLKRVKMISELSNSIGSSGMCIGQELDLEAEKKEMNLSELESINFYKTAFLIRSAIRLVYLSSNNFSKSVLSILDLFSITIGLAFQIQDDILDFKKDSIKIRDNKIIKKNTYLAIIGLDKSREKIKELYQKSLFALDSLKKKKLILIH from the coding sequence ATGAATTTTCTTCATCTGTATAAAATATATAAATGTCGTATAAATAAAAAATTATTTTATACATTAAACCAGTTACCTTTCCAAAAATCAAATCTTTTAAAAGCAATGAAGTATAGTGTATGTTCAGGAAGTAAAAGATTACGTTCATTTTTAGTATATATTACTGGGGAGGTTTTAAAAGTAAATCTAATTACATTAGATGTCATATCTACTTCTATTGAATGTATACATTCATATTCTCTAATACACGATGATTTGCCTTGTATGGATAATGATCATTTTAGAAGAGGAAAAATTTCTTGCCATGTAAAATATGGTGAAAGTACTGCTTTGTTAGCTGGTGATGCTTTACAAAGTCTTGCATTTAATGTTTTATCAAAAAGCTTTATGCCAAATGTTTCTAATTTAAAACGTGTAAAAATGATTTCTGAATTATCTAATTCTATTGGTTCATCTGGAATGTGCATAGGTCAAGAATTAGATTTAGAAGCAGAAAAAAAAGAAATGAATCTATCTGAATTAGAATCTATTAATTTTTATAAAACTGCTTTTTTAATACGTTCTGCCATACGTTTAGTATATTTATCTTCTAATAATTTTTCTAAATCTGTATTATCAATATTAGATTTATTTTCGATTACTATTGGTTTAGCATTTCAAATTCAAGATGATATTTTGGATTTTAAAAAAGATAGTATAAAAATACGAGATAATAAAATAATTAAAAAAAATACCTATCTAGCTATAATAGGTTTAGATAAATCAAGAGAAAAAATAAAAGAATTATATCAAAAATCATTGTTTGCATTAGATAGTTTAAAAAAAAAAAAATTAATACTTATACATTAG
- a CDS encoding MFS transporter, giving the protein MNFLELQVTLSFCAIFLLRMLGMFMILPILSKYGILLDGGNKFLIGLSMGIYGFAQVIFQIPFGMLSDKFGRKKIIILGLFMFFIGNIISADIHSIWGLIIGRFLQGSGAISGVCMALLSDLIREKNRVKSIAAIGVSFAISFLIAIVSGPIIVQLFGFFSIFWISAFLSIICITIVYYAIPVLNINILQQNHTCYSYIKVLKFISNKIFFRSYLGIFFLHFLLMINFMVIPNQLEISGCSLNQHWKIYLGAMLLSFFILFLFIFYCKCKHVLENIIEICILFIFFAEIIFLKAQNYLLFLIIALQIFFLSFNFLEVFLPSHLSKQPLNNYKGSIMSIYSTSQFLGIFFGGIFSGWLYSFLNVSEIFLFEISIIILWLIFSVFCKK; this is encoded by the coding sequence ATGAACTTTTTAGAATTACAAGTTACATTAAGTTTTTGTGCGATTTTTTTATTACGTATGTTAGGAATGTTTATGATTCTTCCTATTTTAAGCAAATATGGAATACTTTTAGATGGAGGAAATAAATTTTTAATTGGTTTATCAATGGGAATATATGGTTTTGCTCAAGTAATTTTTCAAATTCCATTCGGAATGTTATCTGATAAATTTGGTCGAAAAAAAATAATTATATTAGGTCTTTTTATGTTTTTTATCGGGAATATTATATCAGCGGATATTCATTCAATTTGGGGATTGATAATTGGTAGGTTTTTACAAGGTTCAGGAGCTATATCTGGTGTATGTATGGCTTTGTTATCTGATTTAATTCGAGAGAAAAATCGTGTTAAATCTATTGCTGCTATAGGTGTTAGTTTTGCTATTTCTTTTTTAATTGCTATAGTTTCTGGTCCTATAATTGTTCAATTGTTTGGATTTTTTTCGATTTTTTGGATATCTGCATTTTTATCTATCATTTGTATAACAATAGTTTATTATGCTATTCCTGTTTTAAATATAAACATATTACAACAAAATCATACGTGTTATTCATATATTAAAGTATTAAAATTTATCTCAAATAAAATTTTTTTTAGATCTTATTTAGGTATCTTTTTTTTGCATTTTTTATTAATGATTAATTTTATGGTTATTCCCAATCAATTAGAAATATCTGGATGTTCTTTAAATCAGCATTGGAAAATATATTTAGGTGCTATGTTACTTTCCTTTTTTATTTTATTCTTATTTATATTTTATTGTAAATGTAAACATGTTTTGGAAAATATTATTGAAATTTGTATTTTATTTATTTTTTTTGCAGAAATAATTTTTCTAAAAGCACAAAATTATTTATTATTTCTAATAATTGCTTTGCAGATATTTTTTTTATCTTTTAATTTTCTTGAAGTTTTTCTTCCTTCTCATCTTAGTAAACAACCATTAAATAATTATAAAGGTAGTATAATGAGTATTTATTCTACTAGCCAGTTTTTAGGTATTTTTTTTGGGGGTATTTTTAGTGGATGGCTTTATAGTTTTTTAAATGTTTCAGAAATTTTTTTATTTGAAATATCTATTATTATATTATGGTTAATTTTTAGTGTTTTTTGTAAGAAGTAA
- the cyoA gene encoding ubiquinol oxidase subunit II, with protein MTCLNYNNFFKILSLTLVFFFLNGCNSLLLTPHGKIAIEESSLILISFIMMLFIIIPVIFMTIYFSFKYRSTNKNQIYNPDWSDSKKIEIVVWTIPIVIVSVLAFLSWNYSHKLEPKKPIVSFNKPIKIDAVALDWKWLFIYPDYNIATINEIMFPIDRPIVFRITSNSVMNAFFIPSLGSQIYAMPGMTTKLNLIANEKGQYKGISSNYSGKGFSNMKFTVISVSKNSTFIEWIKKIKDSPVQLNTIKVFNTISIPNEKYSIEYFSNVKKHLFDQIINQYSIKNFKVLDKNIVHKIGKKYSKMEK; from the coding sequence ATGACATGTTTAAATTATAATAATTTTTTTAAAATATTATCGTTAACCTTAGTATTCTTTTTTTTAAATGGGTGTAATAGTTTATTATTAACTCCTCATGGGAAAATTGCTATAGAAGAAAGTTCATTGATACTAATATCTTTTATAATGATGTTATTTATTATTATTCCCGTAATTTTTATGACTATATATTTTTCTTTTAAGTATCGTTCAACTAATAAAAATCAGATATATAATCCTGATTGGTCTGATTCAAAAAAAATAGAGATAGTAGTGTGGACTATTCCGATTGTAATAGTTTCTGTTTTAGCGTTTTTATCTTGGAATTATAGTCATAAATTAGAACCAAAAAAACCTATAGTTTCTTTTAATAAACCTATTAAAATAGATGCGGTGGCATTAGACTGGAAATGGTTGTTTATTTATCCAGATTATAATATTGCGACTATTAATGAAATTATGTTTCCTATTGACAGACCTATAGTTTTTCGAATTACTTCAAATTCTGTTATGAATGCTTTTTTTATTCCATCGTTAGGCAGTCAAATATATGCTATGCCTGGCATGACGACAAAATTAAATTTAATTGCTAATGAAAAAGGTCAATATAAAGGTATATCATCTAATTATAGTGGTAAAGGTTTTTCTAATATGAAATTCACTGTTATCTCTGTTTCAAAAAATTCTACTTTTATAGAGTGGATAAAAAAGATAAAAGACTCACCTGTACAATTGAATACAATAAAAGTTTTTAATACAATATCTATTCCAAATGAAAAATATTCTATAGAATATTTTTCTAATGTCAAAAAACATTTATTTGATCAAATTATAAATCAATATTCTATAAAAAATTTCAAAGTATTAGATAAAAATATTGTTCATAAAATTGGAAAGAAATATTCTAAGATGGAGAAATAG
- the dxs gene encoding 1-deoxy-D-xylulose-5-phosphate synthase — protein MNFNFKKYPILSFANSVENLRLLPIEQLPQLCFELREYLLDVVTVSKGHFASGLGVVEITVALHYVYNTPFDNLLWDTGHQAYPHKILTGRRERMNSIRKKNGLHSFPCREESKYDTLSVGHSSTSISAGLGMSIAAEKEGRNRQTICIIGDGAITAGMAFEAMNHAGAMKSNLLVILNDNQMSISKNVGVLNSHLKILRNFKYTETNKKKIYTYYQKFFRNNKKIENDCIYFNSIFSNLGFEYFGPFDGHNIFSIINILKDIKNKKGTYLLHLVTKKGKGYLPAELDPIKWHSISSYDSLKSKSISYSDVFGSWLCEIAAFDKKLMAVTPAMCEGSGMKKFSRLFPNQYFDVAIAEQHAVTFAAGLAISGYKPVVSIYSTFLQRAYDQLIHDVALQKLSVLFAVDRGGIVGNDGQTHQGIFDLAYLRCIPGIVIMTPSNEDECRQMLYTGYMYTKGPSVVRYPKGYGVGALLMPMNSIPLGKSTMKRLGKKIAILNFGTLLKNAFFAADNLNATLVDMRFVKPLDNSMILKLSSKHKFFITLEEGVISGGAGSAVNEFIMINKICLPVLNIGLPDIFIPQGTQEEIRHDYQLDEEGIYKQIFYWLTK, from the coding sequence ATGAATTTTAATTTTAAAAAATATCCAATTTTATCTTTTGCTAATTCAGTAGAAAATTTACGTCTGTTGCCTATCGAACAGTTACCACAATTATGTTTTGAACTACGCGAATATCTATTAGATGTGGTTACTGTTTCTAAAGGACATTTTGCTTCTGGATTAGGTGTAGTTGAAATTACTGTAGCACTTCATTATGTTTATAATACTCCTTTTGATAATTTATTATGGGATACAGGACATCAGGCGTACCCTCATAAAATATTAACGGGACGACGCGAAAGAATGAATAGTATTAGAAAAAAAAATGGATTACATTCATTTCCTTGTCGAGAAGAAAGTAAATACGATACTTTAAGTGTTGGTCATTCTTCTACTTCGATTTCTGCAGGTTTAGGAATGTCTATTGCAGCTGAAAAAGAAGGTAGAAATAGACAAACTATTTGTATTATTGGTGACGGTGCTATAACTGCAGGTATGGCATTTGAAGCTATGAATCATGCTGGAGCAATGAAATCTAATTTATTAGTTATACTCAATGATAATCAAATGTCTATTTCAAAAAATGTGGGAGTCTTAAATAGTCATTTAAAAATTTTAAGAAATTTTAAATATACTGAGACAAATAAAAAAAAAATATACACATATTATCAGAAATTTTTTAGGAACAATAAAAAAATTGAAAATGATTGTATATATTTCAACTCTATTTTTTCTAATTTAGGATTTGAATATTTTGGTCCATTTGATGGACATAATATTTTTTCTATTATTAATATATTAAAAGATATAAAAAATAAAAAAGGCACTTATTTATTACATCTTGTAACTAAAAAAGGAAAGGGTTATCTTCCAGCTGAATTAGATCCTATTAAATGGCATTCAATATCTTCATATGATTCATTAAAGTCAAAATCTATTAGTTATTCAGATGTTTTTGGTTCTTGGCTTTGCGAAATAGCTGCATTTGATAAAAAATTGATGGCTGTTACACCCGCAATGTGTGAGGGTTCTGGAATGAAGAAATTTTCTCGTCTTTTTCCCAATCAATATTTTGATGTTGCTATTGCCGAACAACATGCAGTGACTTTTGCTGCTGGTCTTGCAATCAGTGGTTATAAGCCAGTAGTTTCTATTTATTCTACTTTCTTACAACGAGCTTATGATCAACTCATTCATGATGTAGCATTGCAAAAACTATCTGTTTTATTTGCTGTTGATAGAGGGGGTATTGTTGGGAATGATGGACAAACTCATCAAGGAATTTTTGATCTTGCTTATTTAAGATGTATTCCTGGAATTGTTATTATGACACCTAGTAATGAAGATGAATGTCGTCAAATGCTTTATACTGGTTATATGTATACTAAAGGACCTAGTGTGGTTAGATATCCTAAAGGATACGGTGTTGGTGCATTATTAATGCCTATGAATAGTATCCCATTGGGAAAATCTACAATGAAAAGACTAGGTAAAAAAATAGCTATTTTAAATTTTGGAACTTTGTTAAAAAATGCTTTTTTTGCAGCAGATAATCTGAATGCAACGCTAGTTGATATGCGTTTTGTTAAACCTTTAGACAATAGTATGATTTTAAAATTATCTTCTAAACATAAATTTTTTATTACTCTTGAAGAAGGTGTAATTTCTGGTGGAGCAGGCAGTGCTGTCAATGAATTTATTATGATAAATAAAATTTGTTTACCAGTTTTAAATATTGGATTACCGGATATCTTTATTCCACAAGGTACTCAGGAAGAAATTAGACACGATTATCAATTAGATGAAGAAGGTATTTATAAACAAATATTTTATTGGTTAACAAAATAA
- a CDS encoding TusE/DsrC/DsvC family sulfur relay protein, with amino-acid sequence MKTNNKVLYEYEKIEKDSEGYLKKTKDWNIILAEEIAKKENIDLNSDHWKVIMFVRKFYFKFHVTPSIRMLIQSIKKEMGKSKSNSIYLFKLFPKGPAQQASKIAGIPKPVKCL; translated from the coding sequence ATGAAAACTAATAATAAAGTATTATACGAATATGAAAAAATCGAAAAAGATTCAGAAGGATATTTAAAAAAAACTAAAGATTGGAATATAATATTAGCAGAAGAAATCGCAAAAAAAGAAAATATTGATTTAAATTCTGATCACTGGAAAGTAATAATGTTTGTGCGAAAATTTTATTTTAAATTTCATGTAACACCATCAATAAGGATGTTAATTCAAAGCATTAAAAAAGAAATGGGAAAATCTAAAAGTAATAGCATTTATTTATTTAAACTTTTTCCTAAAGGGCCAGCTCAACAAGCCAGCAAAATTGCTGGAATACCTAAACCAGTCAAATGTTTATAA